A stretch of Tripterygium wilfordii isolate XIE 37 chromosome 11, ASM1340144v1, whole genome shotgun sequence DNA encodes these proteins:
- the LOC120009699 gene encoding dehydration-responsive element-binding protein 2D-like codes for MAGDGVVGEGKKVKRPAQASSRKGCMRGKGGPENALCTYKGVRQRTWGKWVAEIREPNRGARLWLGTFDTSNEAAMAYDAAARKLYGPDAKLNLPELHANSQSEYQTPCVHTQVAQLGTQNQTPVPCTSGATICRSNSNPVAIPIDNSINSIRQPETNHVNPEHNHLVDIWENLEVNLPSFDDSIWAEAAMSIDIHIPVMDNSGVFAGNFTDGSSWDALQTPWCM; via the coding sequence ATGGCTGGTGATGGTGTTGTTGGAGAGGGAAAGAAAGTCAAGAGACCTGCACAGGCTAGTTCAAGGAAAGGGTGCATGAGAGGCAAAGGTGGCCCTGAAAATGCACTCTGTACTTACAAAGGTGTTCGACAACGAACTTGGGGGAAATGGGTTGCTGAAATTCGTGAACCCAATCGTGGCGCACGGCTCTGGTTAGGTACTTTTGACACCTCAAATGAAGCTGCGATGGCTTATGATGCTGCTGCTCGCAAACTATACGGACCGGACGCGAAGCTCAACCTGCCAGAGTTGCACGCCAACTCTCAGTCCGAATATCAAACACCTTGTGTGCATACCCAGGTTGCTCAATTGGGAACCCAAAACCAAACTCCAGTCCCATGCACTTCAGGTGCCACTATATGTCGCTCTAATTCAAACCCAGTTGCCATACCCATTGACAATTCAATCAACTCGATCAGGCAACCAGAAACAAATCATGTGAACCCCGAGCACAACCATCTGGTGGACATTTGGGAGAATTTGGAGGTGAACTTGCCATCGTTTGACGATTCAATTTGGGCAGAAGCGGCAATGTCAATAGATATTCATATCCCAGTGATGGACAATTCAGGCGTTTTTGCTGGCAATTTCACGGATGGTTCCAGTTGGGACGCGCTGCAGACTCCGTGGTGCATGTGA
- the LOC120008440 gene encoding probable GTP-binding protein OBGC2 isoform X2: MASLATLPSSSSLQSLHFCNDKLFLRHFLPPKRYHTSVTSVNLRYYTITCRLARAKETTSASNDSLIKEPHKYFDHVIITVRSGDGGHGAILSMSNKGAEKSQGKHEKKKTRKEGSYKRDFDGSIILPVGGHGADIVIYADEEKDSLLEFHKKSRYNAKRGGNVSAMGILTSRLHNGLAAPTLRIPVPVGTVVKPKRGKILADLALPGQEVLVSRGGQGGISLLDVPEHRRKMLMASTPNVLRDDNDKVLVRGQPGEEGLPNAGKSTLLAAITLAKPDIADYPFTTLMPNLGRLGGDPALGAGMYSSEATLADLPGLIEGAHLGKGLGRNFLRHLRRTRMLVHVVDAATENPVDDYRTVKEELRMYNPEYLERPYIVVLNKIDLPEAKDRLPYLTEEILRIGSDEVITETKIGSKQSSSSEHDDPHVMSSNGEKLEIEDYPRPLTVVGVSVLKGIKVNEMLSEIRLALRKCRSSSEPLELSGRP, translated from the exons TACTTGTAGACTTGCAAGGGCCAAAGAGACTACTTCTGCTAGCAATGATTCGCTGATAAAGGAACCTCATAAGTATTTTGACCATGTAATTATAACAGTTCGCTCAGGTGATGGAGGCCATGGTGCAATTCTTAGTATGTCTAACAAAGGAGCTGAAAAATCACAAGGAAAacatgagaaaaagaaaacaagaaaggaaGGCTCATATAAGAGGGATTTTGATGGATCAATAATTCTCCCTGTGGGGGGCCATGGAGCAGATATCGTAATTTATGCAGATGAAGAAAAAGATTCGTTGTTAGAGTTCCACAAGAAGAGTCGATATAATGCTAAACGTGGTGGAAATGTTAGTGCCATGGGCATTTTAACTAGTCGTTTGCATAATGGACTTGCTGCCCCGACATTGCGAATTCCTGTGCCCGTAG GTACGGTTGTAAAACCTAAAAGAGGGAAGATATTGGCTGATCTAGCACTTCCAGGTCAAGAAGTACTTGTTTCAAGGGGTGGACAAGGAGGG ATTAGCTTGCTGGATGTGCCAGAGCATAGAAGGAAAATGTTGATGGCTTCAACACCAAATGTGCTGagagatgataatgataag GTTCTAGTTCGTGGTCAGCCTGGAGAGGAG GGACTACCAAATGCTGGAAAATCAACCCTTCTAGCTGCTATTACACTTGCGAAGCCTGATATTGCTGATTATCCTTTCACAACTTTGATGCCAAACCTTGGGCGCCTTGGAGGTGATCCTGCTTTAGGAGCAGGAATGTATTCATCTGAAGCAACATTGGCAGATTTGCCTGGTCTTATAGAAGGCGCTCATCTGGGAAAG GGTCTTGGTCGCAATTTCTTGAGACACTTGAGGAGAACTCGTATGTTGGTCCATGTTGTCGATGCAGCTACTGAAAACCCAGTGGATGATTACAGAACTGTTAAAGAA GAATTGCGGATGTACAACCCTGAATACCTTGAACGGCCATATATTGTGGTGCTAAATAAAATTGACCTTCCCGAG GCTAAAGATAGGCTTCCATACTTGACTGAGGAAATACTCAGAATTGGAAGTGATGAGGTGATTACTGAGACAAAAATAGGCTCCAAACAGTCTTCATCCAGTGAACATGATGATCCTCATGTGATGTCTTCAAATGGCGAAAAACTTGAGATTGAAGACTATCCACGTCCCCTTACTGTTGTGGGTGTTAGCGTTCT GAAGGGCATCAAGGTTAATGAGATGTTGAGTGAGATAAGGTTGGCTTTGAGGAAGTGCAGAAGTTCCAGTGAACCACTAGAACTAAGCGGGAGACCATGA
- the LOC120008440 gene encoding probable GTP-binding protein OBGC2 isoform X1, translating into MASLATLPSSSSLQSLHFCNDKLFLRHFLPPKRYHTSVTSVNLRYYTITCRLARAKETTSASNDSLIKEPHKYFDHVIITVRSGDGGHGAILSMSNKGAEKSQGKHEKKKTRKEGSYKRDFDGSIILPVGGHGADIVIYADEEKDSLLEFHKKSRYNAKRGGNVSAMGILTSRLHNGLAAPTLRIPVPVGTVVKPKRGKILADLALPGQEVLVSRGGQGGISLLDVPEHRRKMLMASTPNVLRDDNDKVLVRGQPGEEVSLELILRVVADVGLVGLPNAGKSTLLAAITLAKPDIADYPFTTLMPNLGRLGGDPALGAGMYSSEATLADLPGLIEGAHLGKGLGRNFLRHLRRTRMLVHVVDAATENPVDDYRTVKEELRMYNPEYLERPYIVVLNKIDLPEAKDRLPYLTEEILRIGSDEVITETKIGSKQSSSSEHDDPHVMSSNGEKLEIEDYPRPLTVVGVSVLKGIKVNEMLSEIRLALRKCRSSSEPLELSGRP; encoded by the exons TACTTGTAGACTTGCAAGGGCCAAAGAGACTACTTCTGCTAGCAATGATTCGCTGATAAAGGAACCTCATAAGTATTTTGACCATGTAATTATAACAGTTCGCTCAGGTGATGGAGGCCATGGTGCAATTCTTAGTATGTCTAACAAAGGAGCTGAAAAATCACAAGGAAAacatgagaaaaagaaaacaagaaaggaaGGCTCATATAAGAGGGATTTTGATGGATCAATAATTCTCCCTGTGGGGGGCCATGGAGCAGATATCGTAATTTATGCAGATGAAGAAAAAGATTCGTTGTTAGAGTTCCACAAGAAGAGTCGATATAATGCTAAACGTGGTGGAAATGTTAGTGCCATGGGCATTTTAACTAGTCGTTTGCATAATGGACTTGCTGCCCCGACATTGCGAATTCCTGTGCCCGTAG GTACGGTTGTAAAACCTAAAAGAGGGAAGATATTGGCTGATCTAGCACTTCCAGGTCAAGAAGTACTTGTTTCAAGGGGTGGACAAGGAGGG ATTAGCTTGCTGGATGTGCCAGAGCATAGAAGGAAAATGTTGATGGCTTCAACACCAAATGTGCTGagagatgataatgataag GTTCTAGTTCGTGGTCAGCCTGGAGAGGAGGTTAGTTTGGAATTAATTCTACGTGTTGTCGCTGACGTTGGTCTCGTT GGACTACCAAATGCTGGAAAATCAACCCTTCTAGCTGCTATTACACTTGCGAAGCCTGATATTGCTGATTATCCTTTCACAACTTTGATGCCAAACCTTGGGCGCCTTGGAGGTGATCCTGCTTTAGGAGCAGGAATGTATTCATCTGAAGCAACATTGGCAGATTTGCCTGGTCTTATAGAAGGCGCTCATCTGGGAAAG GGTCTTGGTCGCAATTTCTTGAGACACTTGAGGAGAACTCGTATGTTGGTCCATGTTGTCGATGCAGCTACTGAAAACCCAGTGGATGATTACAGAACTGTTAAAGAA GAATTGCGGATGTACAACCCTGAATACCTTGAACGGCCATATATTGTGGTGCTAAATAAAATTGACCTTCCCGAG GCTAAAGATAGGCTTCCATACTTGACTGAGGAAATACTCAGAATTGGAAGTGATGAGGTGATTACTGAGACAAAAATAGGCTCCAAACAGTCTTCATCCAGTGAACATGATGATCCTCATGTGATGTCTTCAAATGGCGAAAAACTTGAGATTGAAGACTATCCACGTCCCCTTACTGTTGTGGGTGTTAGCGTTCT GAAGGGCATCAAGGTTAATGAGATGTTGAGTGAGATAAGGTTGGCTTTGAGGAAGTGCAGAAGTTCCAGTGAACCACTAGAACTAAGCGGGAGACCATGA
- the LOC120008440 gene encoding probable GTP-binding protein OBGC2 isoform X3 — MSNKGAEKSQGKHEKKKTRKEGSYKRDFDGSIILPVGGHGADIVIYADEEKDSLLEFHKKSRYNAKRGGNVSAMGILTSRLHNGLAAPTLRIPVPVGTVVKPKRGKILADLALPGQEVLVSRGGQGGISLLDVPEHRRKMLMASTPNVLRDDNDKVLVRGQPGEEVSLELILRVVADVGLVGLPNAGKSTLLAAITLAKPDIADYPFTTLMPNLGRLGGDPALGAGMYSSEATLADLPGLIEGAHLGKGLGRNFLRHLRRTRMLVHVVDAATENPVDDYRTVKEELRMYNPEYLERPYIVVLNKIDLPEAKDRLPYLTEEILRIGSDEVITETKIGSKQSSSSEHDDPHVMSSNGEKLEIEDYPRPLTVVGVSVLKGIKVNEMLSEIRLALRKCRSSSEPLELSGRP; from the exons ATGTCTAACAAAGGAGCTGAAAAATCACAAGGAAAacatgagaaaaagaaaacaagaaaggaaGGCTCATATAAGAGGGATTTTGATGGATCAATAATTCTCCCTGTGGGGGGCCATGGAGCAGATATCGTAATTTATGCAGATGAAGAAAAAGATTCGTTGTTAGAGTTCCACAAGAAGAGTCGATATAATGCTAAACGTGGTGGAAATGTTAGTGCCATGGGCATTTTAACTAGTCGTTTGCATAATGGACTTGCTGCCCCGACATTGCGAATTCCTGTGCCCGTAG GTACGGTTGTAAAACCTAAAAGAGGGAAGATATTGGCTGATCTAGCACTTCCAGGTCAAGAAGTACTTGTTTCAAGGGGTGGACAAGGAGGG ATTAGCTTGCTGGATGTGCCAGAGCATAGAAGGAAAATGTTGATGGCTTCAACACCAAATGTGCTGagagatgataatgataag GTTCTAGTTCGTGGTCAGCCTGGAGAGGAGGTTAGTTTGGAATTAATTCTACGTGTTGTCGCTGACGTTGGTCTCGTT GGACTACCAAATGCTGGAAAATCAACCCTTCTAGCTGCTATTACACTTGCGAAGCCTGATATTGCTGATTATCCTTTCACAACTTTGATGCCAAACCTTGGGCGCCTTGGAGGTGATCCTGCTTTAGGAGCAGGAATGTATTCATCTGAAGCAACATTGGCAGATTTGCCTGGTCTTATAGAAGGCGCTCATCTGGGAAAG GGTCTTGGTCGCAATTTCTTGAGACACTTGAGGAGAACTCGTATGTTGGTCCATGTTGTCGATGCAGCTACTGAAAACCCAGTGGATGATTACAGAACTGTTAAAGAA GAATTGCGGATGTACAACCCTGAATACCTTGAACGGCCATATATTGTGGTGCTAAATAAAATTGACCTTCCCGAG GCTAAAGATAGGCTTCCATACTTGACTGAGGAAATACTCAGAATTGGAAGTGATGAGGTGATTACTGAGACAAAAATAGGCTCCAAACAGTCTTCATCCAGTGAACATGATGATCCTCATGTGATGTCTTCAAATGGCGAAAAACTTGAGATTGAAGACTATCCACGTCCCCTTACTGTTGTGGGTGTTAGCGTTCT GAAGGGCATCAAGGTTAATGAGATGTTGAGTGAGATAAGGTTGGCTTTGAGGAAGTGCAGAAGTTCCAGTGAACCACTAGAACTAAGCGGGAGACCATGA
- the LOC120008952 gene encoding purple acid phosphatase 1-like: MFQSQECVSSIAYNVMNCLCTRISDQSAPAYITIGNGGNLEGLVTEMTLPQSSYSAYHEASFDQSILDIKNRIHAYFCWHRSQNGYAVEADSIFLCGWLLNRYFNPLENTSIAAV, from the exons ATGTTTCAATCGCAGGAATGTGTATCTAGTATTGCTTACAATGTTATGAACTGCTTATGTACCCGCATTAGTGATCAATCTGCCCCAGCTTACATAACCATTGGCAATGGAGGAAATTTAGAAGGATTAGTAACAGA AATGACATTGCCACAGTCAAGCTACTCAGCTTATCACGAAGCCAGCTTTGATCAAAGCATTTTAGACATAAAGAACAGGATTCATGCCTATTTTTGCTGGCATCGAAGTCAAAATGGTTATGCTGTTGAAGCTGATTCTATATTTCTATGTGGTTGGTTGCTCAATAGATACTTCAACCCCTTAGAGAATACTTCCATAGCTGCAGTATGA